The Zingiber officinale cultivar Zhangliang chromosome 10A, Zo_v1.1, whole genome shotgun sequence genome contains a region encoding:
- the LOC122027100 gene encoding glucan endo-1,3-beta-glucosidase 8-like produces MLNRSTDRYLAVAVAAAALASASTPVVPGLGVNWGTIMSHPMLPSTVVQMIQDNGIKKVKLFDADEWTLSAFAGTNIEVTIAIPNNQLARMSENCKNAKEWVKENVTKYDHAGIKINYVAVGNEPFLTSYNGTFIKTTFPALKNIQTALNEAGVGDRIKATVPLNADVYNSPSSNPVPSSGDFRSDIHDLMVDMVRFMHSHGSPFMVNIYPYLSLNLNPNFPVDYAFFDGGGRSISDNNHQYTNVFDANFDTLVWALKKAGVGDMKIVVGEVGWPTDGNEYATLSSAKRFYDGFLKRMAEKVGTPLRPGPMEAYLFGLIDEDMKSILPGNFERHWGIFTYDGRPKFPMDLSGNGNDKYLVGAKGVQYLPAQWCVLKPEVKDDSLVGTNIDYACYNADCTSLGYGSSCNQLDNRGNTSYAFNMYFQMQDQDVRACDFDGLAVTTTVNASQGNCLFPIQIVSSAPIPLAVARLAIGRVVLVAIVACALVFI; encoded by the exons atgctcaatcgatcgactgatcg CTACCTCGCGGTGGCCGTGGCCGCGGCCGCATTGGCCTCAGCCTCCACGCCCGTCGTCCCTGGCCTTGGCGTCAACTGGGGCACCATCATGTCCCACCCCATGCTCCCTTCCACCGTCGTGCAAATGATCCAAGACAACGGGATCAAGAAGGTGAAGCTGTTCGACGCCGACGAATGGACGCTCAGCGCCTTCGCCGGCACCAATATCGAGGTGACGATCGCCATCCCCAACAACCAGCTCGCCCGAATGAGCGAAAACTGTAAAAACGCCAAGGAATGGGTCAAGGAGAACGTCACCAAGTATGATCATGCAGGAATCAAAATCAA CTATGTCGCCGTTGGAAACGAACCATTCCTGACCAGTTACAACGGGACTTTCATCAAGACGACGTTTCCGGCGCTGAAGAACATCCAAACGGCCCTCAATGAGGCCGGCGTCGGAGACAGAATCAAGGCTACTGTTCCCCTCAACGCCGACGTCTACAACTCCCCATCCAGCAATCCCGTACCGTCGTCCGGCGACTTCCGTTCCGATATCCACGACCTTATGGTGGACATGGTGCGCTTCATGCACTCCCACGGATCCCCGTTCATGGTCAATATCTACCCCTACCTCAGCCTCAACCTGAACCCCAACTTCCCGGTCGACTACGCCTTCTTCGACGGCGGCGGCCGCTCGATCAGCGACAACAACCACCAGTACACCAACGTGTTCGACGCCAACTTCGACACGCTGGTGTGGGCGCTGAAGAAGGCCGGAGTGGGAGACATGAAGATCGTGGTCGGGGAGGTCGGGTGGCCCACCGACGGCAACGAGTACGCCACCCTCTCCAGCGCCAAGCGTTTCTACGACGGGTTCCTGAAGCGGATGGCCGAGAAGGTGGGGACGCCGTTGCGTCCGGGGCCCATGGAGGCGTACCTCTTCGGCCTCATCGACGAGGACATGAAGAGCATTTTGCCGGGCAACTTCGAGCGCCACTGGGGGATCTTTACCTACGACGGCCGGCCCAAGTTCCCGATGGACCTCTCTGGAAACGGCAACGACAAGTACCTGGTGGGGGCGAAGGGCGTGCAGTACCTACCGGCGCAGTGGTGCGTGCTGAAACCGGAGGTGAAGGACGACTCGCTCGTGGGGACCAACATAGACTACGCCTGCTACAATGCCGACTGCACCTCTCTGGGCTACGGCTCCTCCTGCAACCAACTCGATAACAGGGGAAACACCTCCTATGCCTTCAACATGTACTTCCAGATGCAAGACCAGGACGTTCGGGCGTGCGACTTCGATGGCCTCGCCGTTACCACCACCGTCAATGCCTCGCAAGGCAACTGCCTGTTCCCGATCCAGATAGTTAGCTCGGCGCCGATACCGCTGGCAGTGGCCCGTCTCGCTATCGGCAGGGTCGTCCTGGTGGCGATCGTCGCCTGCGCACTTGTGTTCATATGA